A genomic stretch from Capricornis sumatraensis isolate serow.1 chromosome 4, serow.2, whole genome shotgun sequence includes:
- the LOC138078676 gene encoding olfactory receptor 6C2-like — translation MCYDHHMAICKPLHYVTIMSSKVCQRFIFSSWLAGLLVIASPLSLGLNLKFCDSNVIDHFLCDSSPLLKMSCSDTWFVEQTVLIRAVLTPILTLMCVVLSYIYFMKTILGFPSAQQRKKAFSTCSFHMIVFPIKYGTCMFIYMNPTTKEKVTINKVVSRLISSISPVLNPLIYTLRNKQIKKSCYDSIKIIASLLKK, via the coding sequence ATGTGCTATGACCACCACATGGCCATCTGCAAACCCCTGCATTACGTGACCATCATGAGCAGCAAAGTCTGccagagatttattttttcctcttggttGGCTGGACTGTTGGTCATAGCCTCCCCACTTAGTCTGGGGCTAAATCTGAAATTCTGTGACTCCAATGTCATTGATCATTTTCTCTGTGATTCTTCTCCCCTCCTGAAGATGTCCTGTTCGGATACATGGTTCGTGGAACAAACGGTTTTAATCCGTGCAGTGCTGACCCCCATTTTGACACTCATGTGTGTAGTTCTAtcctatatttattttatgaagaCAATTTTAGGATTCCCTTCTGCCCAGCAAAGAAAAAAGGCTTTTTCCACTTGTTCTTTCCACATGATTGTGTTTCCCATCAAGTATGGCACATGCATGTTCATCTATATGAATCCTACAACCAAGGAAAAAGTCACTATTAATAAGGTGGTTTCACGGCTCATTTCTTCCATTTCACCTGTGCTGAATCCATTAATTTACACACtaagaaataagcaaataaagaaaTCCTGTTATGATTCAATCAAAATAATTGCATCATTATTAAAGAAGTAA